The following is a genomic window from Eubalaena glacialis isolate mEubGla1 chromosome 18, mEubGla1.1.hap2.+ XY, whole genome shotgun sequence.
ATCCACAATCCCTCCCAGACAGACAGCTTCCCTCCTCCAGGGCACGTCCCCACTTTCTAGAGTGGACTGCCTCCCATTCTCAGAGTCCCGTCGATCTCTCCCCTAGATCCCCCAGTGTAGACGCCTCCGCTTCCCTCCTCTCCACTACTTTTTCTACGTTTGCTTTTTTTACAGCCGATCTCGGCGCCAGTCATTGCttcacttttttccttcttgcttcACTTTCCCCCAGACTACACAACCCCCCTTCTCCACTGGCAGGGTAGACCCATCCTTTCTCCGATTCCTCACTTCTGGGCGCCACCTACTCGCCAGTTACCTATGTTTCCTATGTGGTGGGTCGGGCGCGCCGACTGCCCCAGCTACGCCTGTCTTTGGGGTCTCGTACCTCTCGAACTCTCAGCTGCACCCCACTTCCTGTCAGCTGAGCTTTAGAGGTGGGGCTTCCTTTTCTATCGATTTCCTGAAATAAAAACGACTTCACCGTCGTTTGGGTGACTCCAAAACCAAAGAGACTGCTCGATAAGCAGGGGCGCCGCCCCCCAACCCCATGCCTTTTTTAGGCCTTCCGACCGCGGGCATGCTGGGAACGTCACATGCAAATTAGGCGGGACCCAACGCTCCGCCCCTCTACGTTTGGGCCGTCACCAACCTGGCCCAGGGCGCAGGCGCGGGAAAGTTCAACTAAGAAAAGAAAGTTTATACAAGTTCAGTGGAGGAGGTggcggcggcggggcccgggACCAGGTGAGCGAGACGTTAGCGAGGGCTAggtgaggagggaagagagggagccGGGATCCAGAACGGGGCAACTCAGTCCCGCTTCTCCGACATCCGAGTGTCCTGGGTCCCCCAAATTCTAGCCTCAGAGAGTGGAACTACACCTCCCAGCAGGCTGCGCGGCGAACCAGTAACGGACGGAGGTGAGTGTTTGCTATGAAGCCTGCTGGGATTGGTAGTTCTCGACCCTCTACGGACGTGAGCAGCTTGGCATATACCTTCAGAATCAAGAAGTCCCCaagcctccttctccctctgggacTCAGAAGTCTGAGGCCCCCGCCCCCTTCTCTCTTAGACTCAAGAGTTCACACCCCCAGCCCCCTTCTCCGAAAACTCAagagtccaggcccccagcccctcctcccttaGACCCAAGAATCCGGATCCCCAGCTTTCTCCTCTCCCAGGATCAAGGTGTCTTCCTCCTCATCCCTCTTCTCCATCTGGAGACTTAAGCGTCTGGGCCCCCAGACCCCCAACTCCCGTAAAGGACCTGGGAATGCAGACCCTCAGCCCCTTCCCTCTTTGGGGACTCACAAGTCCTGGTCCCCTCCTCATGCGGGGACTAGGAATTTGGGCCCCCAGCCTCTACTTCCCGCTGAACCCTGGAGCCCATCCTCCAGCTCCCTCTCTCACAGGTGCCCCCATGGCAGGCTCGGAAGAGCTGGGGCTCCGAGAGGACACGCTGAGGGTCCTAGCTGCCTTCCTAAGGCGGAGTGAGGCTGCGGGGTCTCCCATTCCGACCCCACCCAGGTAAGAGGAGTTGCCCTCTTCCCTCCGGGAACGGCATTTGGGGTGGGCCCCTCTCAAACTCCTGCTCCTGGACTCAGTCTGTCTCCTTTCCCCCCCTCTTTATATCTGGCTCCACTCCTTGTCCTGGGGGTTGCAGGGAAAGGCCCTCAGTGGGAGGACAAAGGGACTGCTTGCAAAGGGCCTTTGGAATCACTCTCTGAGGTCCCCTTCCCCAGGAGCCCTGCCCAAGAGGAGCCAACAGACTTCCTGAGCCGCCTTCGAAGATATCTTCCCTGCTCCCTGGGGCGAGGAGCAGTTCCCCCTGAGTCCCCTCGGCCTTGCTCCCTGCCCCTCCGGCCATGCTATGGTTCAGAGCCTGGTAAGAGATTTCCCTCGATCACCCAAGAACTGGCAGCTTTGATTCTTAAAGCACAGAGAGGATAAGGAACTAGTTCAAGATCACTCAGCTAAGGGGGTAGCTGTGGGGGATCTCCAGCACCTACCCTCACCCCCGACCCCCAGTTGGTTTACTAACTGTCAATTCTGTGAGCAGGCTTCAGGAGGGCTTTTggtgcctttctttctttcttttcttttcttttttttttaaacatctttattggaatataattgctttacaatgttgtgttagttgctgctgtataacaaagtgaatcagctatatgtatacatatatccctatatcccctccctcttgcgtctccctcccaccctccctatcccacccctctagatggacacaaagcaccgagctgatctccctgagctatgcggctgcttcccactagctagctattttacatttggtagtgtatatatgtccatgccactccctcacttcgtttTGGTGCCTTTCTATTTGTTATCTCTCTCTTTCCACACATGCTTCCTTGCCCCTAAGACTTTTGTAGCCACCAGTGCCCCCATTAGGGAAGCAGGAAACCTGATTTCCAGTCACAATTCCCTGGCTGTTTTGGTTACATGAATCCTTTTCTCCAGTAGCAAAGTAGGAATGGGGGGGCGGTGGATACTGGACTTGATCAAGAGTGACCAGTAGGTTTCTTCTCATACGTGATACTGGATAGACTAGCAATGGCTCCTGGGAGTGCTCGCTTGGAGAGGATTTCACAGCTGGGGAGAAGAGTTCTGTGATGAGTTGTTGCCTGAAATGGGCAAGGGATAGATTGGTAATAGCTGGAGTGCCATGTGTTTGCCTTCCTTAGATGGGATAATCTTCAAGGTCCAGTTCGGCTCAAACATTCGAAGTCCAATTTGGGGAAAAGTAAAAGGGTCTTTTACCAAGTTTGCTCACTGGGCCTCAATTTATCCCATTCTGAAATGGAAATCATTGCTACCTGGCAAGGTGGTTGGGAGGAGAGAATCCCTAAGTTCCTTATGTCCTGAAGACCCATCATTGGCTCTTTTCATCCCAGGCCCAGCTACTCCAGATTTCTATGCCCTGGTGGCCCAGCGGCTGGAACAGCTGGTCCAAGAGCAACTGAAATCCCCACCTAGCCCAGGTGAGGTGCAGAAGGGCCCTGGAGAAGGATGAGGGTAGAAGGGTCGCCACGGTTCTGCCCCCAGCCAAATTCTCTTCTGCCCCCCAGAATTACAGGGTCACGCACCCACAGAGAAGGAAGCCCTGCTGCGAAAGCTGGTGGCCTTGctggaggaagaggcagaagtCATCAACCAGAAGGTGATGGGCGGTCTGTTCCATCCCTTAGCTAGGATAGGAGTTGCGGCATGGTTCCGCACTGGGACTTGAAGCTGGATTTGCATTCTCATTGGATGGTCAGGTGGGGAGAAGGTGGGACAAGGCTTCAGTGAAGGGGTGAGTGACAGGTAAGCCAGGGCAATACCTTAAATTAGTGACGTTCTTTGATCGTCAAAGGGGCGTGGCCTGAAGGCAGAGGGGTGTGGCCACCAGAAACTGTTCTAGGAAGGAGATTGGACGAGGTGAGGCAGGAAGGGAATGTATGGTGATGGGAAAGGGAGGAGTGGGTAGCTTGAAGACAGCTGTCTAAAATCTGAAGCCCTGATTGACTATATAGGGACGTTGCTTAGAACATGGGGGAAATGGACTGCCGGAGGGAGTGTGGCTTGTGACTCTGTCCTGGAATCAGGTTGGGTCAGGAGCTTGGGCAAAGTGTATGGCCTTATAATATTCATTGTCTGGTAGAAGGCAAGGTTGCCGTAGTCACTGGCCTGGCCTTCGGGGAAGCCCACAGGGGCGTGGCTAGAATGTTAGCATGCTAGAACACAGCTAATACAGGGCTTGGTCCTGATTGGCTGTCGAGGCCTTGGCAGGGGCGTGGCTTGGCTTCTCCGGTTCTAGGCCATCTTGCTGTGAGTAGTTTGGCCGAGATCATATAGTCTCGTTTGTGATTGGCAGATGTGCTGGATAGGGGCGTGGCTTAGGGCGTCAGTTGTATCTAGAGCTTGCTTGAAGCCACGCCTCCCAGCCTCCCATTGGCTGGCTACGAGGGTGTGACTGAGGCAGACcctgcctcttcccctccccgccccacagCTGGCCTCAGACCCCGCCCTGCGGCGCAAGCTGGCCCGCCTCTCCGCCGGTTCCTTCAGCCGCCTAGTGGAGCTCTTCTCTAGCCGGGAGGGCAACCCTCGCCCAAGCCAAGCACTCCCCTCGCTGCCGTGCCCCGGGCCCCCACCGCCTTCCCCGGAGCCTCTGGCCCGCCTGGCCCTGGCCATGGAGCTGAGCCGGCGCGTGGCCAGGCTGGGGGGCACCCTGGCCGGTCTCAGCGTAGAGCACGTGCACAGCTTTGCGCCCTGGATCCAGGCCCACGGGGGCTGGGTGAGCCGCTAAagcctctctgggcttcccttTACCTAACTGTAATTgtaattgtatgtgtgtgtattgggggtggggggggtgggcggggaggcTCTTAGGCTGCCTTTCAGACATCACGGGTGTTCTCCCAGCTCCACCATTCATCCGTTtcgtgtttattgagcacctaatgtACACGAGGCACTGTAGTGATCAGTGCAGATGCTATGCCCAACTTAAACCACTCTGGTATACACTAACAGTTATGAGCTAGAAAcaagtttcctcatccgtaaaggGAGGAGAATTGTATACCTACCTcaaagggttattgtgaggattaaaatggGATCATCCTTGTAAGTACTTGACATTTATGTGATTATCTGGTGACTGTCTGCCTGTGCAGCACTGCCTGCGGGAATGCCCTTTGCCTGGTATCTCCCTGCCTTGCTTCCTCTGCCCCTCTGCTCAGGTATCACTCTCAGCGAGCCCTTCCCTGATCCCCATTTAAAATCGCAGCCACCTCCACACCATCCCACCTTACCTTGCTTGCTCAccgctttaaatccagtgctggGCTCAGAGCTGGATTAAGCTCCTGtgtactggctgtgtgacctaggCAACTGTCCCCATCTCTCTGAATACCAATCTCACGCCGCTCAATGGGCACCATCTCCCTTACCTGCCTCATCACTGCCAGGCTCTCAGAATGTAAGCATTGCTTCATAGACTGGCAGGAGCTGGCTAGGTGCGTTTGAGGAGCAGAGAGACAGCCAATAGGGCTGGAGCAGGGTTAGtgagggggagagggtgggagatgAAAGCAGGAGGAGCGGCCAGATCATGCAAGGCTTTAGGCCTTGTGGTCAAGGTAAGAACTTGCACTTTGACTCAGTGAGCCAGGAGTCCTAGGAGGGCTCAGAGTAGACGGATGTGAGCTGTCTTGGGTGGTCACAGGTGCCCTCTGGCGGCCGTGTGGAGAATACTGTAGGGGGCAAATACTGTAGAGGGCAAAGACCCAAGGGGGTGACTGGGCTGGTCCAGGGAGAAGGTGAGGGTGGATCAGACCAGGGTAGGGATAGTAGAGAATTCTGGATTTAATTTGGAGGTAGACCTGACAGATTTTGCTCATGGAGTGGATGGGAGACAGGAGTCAAGGATGATGCCAAAGATGCTGGCCTGAGCAGCTGCAGGGCTACATCTGATGTCCTCTGGGACCAGGAAGAGCAGAgtggaggggaaggtggggagcaGGTTTGGGGAAGAGGCAGAGGTGATCGGAGGTGATCCAGTTAAGGGAGAGAGACCCCTGAGACCTCAAAGCAAGATGATGACGGGACAGTCGATATTAGTGTCTGTAGCTCAGAGCAGAAGCTGGTTTATttgtaaaatcattttatttgttaaGGAATGATAATGGGTAAGCTTGGCCAGGTACTCAGCCAAGGACTTTAGTGGAATGATCCCATTGAAACCCCACAACAACCTTATGGGATTCGATTATTATCCTAGTTTTATGGAGACTGAGGGAAAGTCACTTATGCAGGGTGGGGGATTGGAATTAGGGCTTTAACACAAAGCCAGGGCTCTTTATCATTAAAGCTCCAGGACTCTGTTTGTTCCCCTTCTTTGAGTCTCTGTCCACCCCCGCTGGGGCTCTGTCTCCCCCCGCCCCTTCTAGGACTCTGTTCCCATCCACCCCGAGTCTCTGAGCCTTTCTTGGGGTCTCCATCCCTCATCCTGTCCacccctctctgggtctctttcccctccccctctctggtTCCTTGCCTTCCCCGTCTCTCCTCTCACTGGGCTGGTGTGGATGCTGCTGTGAGTGGAGGACGCCTCTCTGCTCATGGGGCTCTGCCACTTTTCCCTTCCAGGGGGGCATCCTGGCAGTTTCACCTGTGGACTTGAACTTACCCCTGGACTGAGCTTTTCCTTGGAAGCTGCTACAAGATTGGACCTCATGTCCCTGCACTCTTTTTCCAAGCCTTCCTACTCCACTCAGGGCTGTGGGGTGGTGCCCACCCTCTCtgtttttgccaaaaaaaaaaagtttaaaatgttttgacattaaaaactttttaaagtatttaatgaTTTGTCCTTTCACTCAAGAACTAAAGTTCTAAGTAGAGGAGATTCGGTTCGGAGACCTCTCTGGTTTATAAATTGAGGAAAGAACCAATTCATTCATTCCAGAAATATTTGGGGTACCTACAAGCACCTGTCACCTAAATATACAGCATATTTGAGGATACCTGTAAATATGATTCCAGCTAATTATATTTTTCCCCTATTGCATGATTTATTTATTCCACCTAATCCTGTGTTGATAGTCCTGGAGTCTTTCTAGCTATTTCCAGAAGAAAGCTATGATCTTTCTTCACAAGACATCCAGAACACCAccctcttctcatttttctcttcacACAGCTCCTTCTGAGCCTTTTTTGCTGGTTTCTCCTCATCTGCCTGTCCGCCAGAAATTTGTCACCTTTTTAGGGCTGTCACCCCCTTCACCGAATTATGTTTGTAAATGCCTAAAATGAAACGCACAGGATCACAAAGGAAGCCAATTACAGTCGAGCCTCAGTATTCGCGGATTCTGTATTTTTCGAATTCACCTACTCGCGAACATTTATTTGTAGTCCACAAACTAATACTCACGTGCTTTCGCAGTTGTTGGGAGGCATGCTTGTGTTCAGAGCAGCAAAGGATCTGACTGGCCCTGTGGGCACCTTTCAGCTCAGATCAGGCGAGGCAACGCGCCTTCTTGTTTCAGATCTCACACTGTATACAAGCGTCCTTTCTGCAGTCTATTTAGTGgcacatttttcacatttctgtGCTTTTTTGTGGTGATTTCGCTGTTTGAAAGGGCCCCAAGCATAGCGCTGGAGTGCTGGCTAGCGTTCCTAAGTGCACGAAGGCTGCGATGTGCCTCAATTAGACAAGCTTCATTGTAGATAATTTTTGTTACACTGCTGTTGCCCGTGAGATCACTGAGAATGGACCAACTCTACATTAAATAacgtgtctttaaacagaaaacacacagaaaaccTGATTATATGTTGATGGGTTGGCAAAAGTGTTGTGACAAGATGCTCGTGGGAGCCTGACCCTGTATCTCCCCCAGGATCAATGGCTCGGTGTTTGCCAGTTCAGTGTTCACAGCGACATTATAGGATGTAACTAGCACAAATAATAAGAATCGAGTGTATGTGGAAATaaagctttcaagatttttttaaaaatatttatttattttatttggttgcgccgggtctgtagttgcggcaggcgggctccttagttgccgcATGCAGGCCCCTTAGTTTGCAGTtgtagcatgcgaactcttagttgtggcatgcatctGGGATctctttccctgaccagggatcaaagccaggcccctacattgggagcgcggcctcttaaccactgcgccaccagggaagtcccaaagctttCAAGATTAATATAAAAATCACTGGCCTAATAATAGGCATGCCAggcttggtggcacagtggttaagaatccgcctgccaatgcaggggacacgggttcgggcccttgtccgggaagatcccacatgccgtggagcaactaagcccgtgcaccacaactactgagcctgcgctctagagcctgcgagccacaactactgagcccgtgtgccacaactactgaagcctgtgtgcctagagcccgtgctccacaacaagagaagccactgcaatgagaagcccacacactgcaatgaagacccaacgcagccaaaaataaattaaaaataaatttaaaaaataataataggcaTGCCTCCTCATTAACACATTCATTAAAAACACCTAGGGTGGGTCTCATAACCATGATTTCTAAATAGAACAGGAATGACATTTGGAGGCAGATTAGTTATTACCGTAACAAGTCATATACATTTAGTGGCTTATAATAACACACTAATCTCAGTTTCTGTGGTCAGGGGCGCAGGTGCAGCTTAGCGGGGTGCTTGGCTCAGGATGTGACTATGCTGCTATCAAGGTTTCAGCTTCAATCTCATCTGAGGCTCGGGGGCCTCTTCCCAGTGCACGTGGTTTTAGCAGGACAATCAGTGTGGCCTCACCTGATTaagtcaggcccacccaggaaaATCTCCCTTTTGATGAATTTAAAATTAAccaatttgagggacttcccgggtggtccagcggttaagactctgctctcccaatgcagggggctcaggttcgatccctggtcagggaactagatcccgaatgccgcaactaagacccggcacagctaaattaattaattaattaattaattaattaattaaaagaattaaCCAATTTGAAGCCTTAATGTCATCCACAAACTCCCTTCACCCTTGCCATATAAGATCACATAATCAAGGGAGTGACATCCATCTCCTTTGTCATATAACACAACCTACTCCTTGGTATGTAACACCAGGGGGCAGAGATCATGGGGGCCATCTTAGAATCCTGCTCACCACAGGAGTATCTACAGCAACTGTCATGTGACATGCAAACCTCTGTGATTTATATTGCGGAACCAGGCACAGGAGCTAATCCTATTTTGATGTGTTGCCCAAATTCTCAGTTGAAGGAAGGACCGAGTTCCAGTTTAGCGAGAGATGTAAGTTTCTACCATCGCAGCTCGTGGACACTTGACTCTCCAGTTTGACTCAGGTCTTCTAgccacacttctttttttttattttattttttaaatttttggctgcgttgggtcttagttgtggcatgcgggatcttcattgcggtgcgcgggcttctctctagttgcagcgtgtgcgttttctctctctaggtgtggcacgcaggctccagagcgcgtgggctctgtagttttgtggcacgtgggctctctagttgaggcgcgcgggcttagttgacccgcagcatgtgggatcttagttccccaaccagggatcgaacccgcatcccctgcattggaaggcggattctttaccactggactgccaggggagtcCCTCTAACCACACTTCTAATCACACCAACTCCCCGGTGCTCTTGTCCATTCCGTGACCTAGTGCAGCACtggccaatagaaatataatatgaaCCACATGTGTTATTTAGAATACACTAGTAGCCCCATTAAAGCAAAGTAAAAGGTAAcagttaaattaattttaacaataatttttatttacccCATTTATCCAAAATagaatcatttcaacatgtaatcaatataaaaaatattaatgatatattatagattctttttttacGTGAAGTCTTCAGAATCTGGTGTGTGTTTTACAGCCATAGCAAATCTCAGTTGAGACTTGCCATGGTCCATTGCTCAGTTGTCCCATGTGGCTGCCATCTTGGAAAATGCAGAATTTGACTCTGACGACTCCCCCAGTTTTGCCTCCAGCTCAGACTTCTCCCCTGTACTCTATACCCAATGACATTAGGTTATTTCCTAGTGTTGTAGAGAGTTTGTTACAATTTTTCGTTCTTCATAGCAACACAGAGCAAAAGTAATTGATTGGGTTAAAATGcttggaaatcagaaaaaaaaaaaggtaaaaagaaacaaacaccctgCTGAAACATTtggagaaatagaaaaggaaaaaaaaaaaaaaaaagatccatgcAACATACAATGTAGGGGTCAAGACGTGGGCTCAGATAACCGATTAAATggaattcatcaaaatgaaaaactctctgcttttcaAAGGCAacgttaagaaaatgaaaagataggtGACCGACTGGGAGAAAAATTTTCAGTAGatataccgggcttccctggtggcacattggttgggaatccgcctgccaaggcagggcacacaggttcgagccctagtccgggaagatcccacgttccgcggagcaactaagcccctgcgccacaactgctgagcccacgtgcctggaggcagtgctccgcaacaagagtccaccgcagtgagaggcccgcgcaccgcagtgaagagtggcccccgctcgccacaactaaaaagaaagcccgcgcgctgTAGCAacgacccaaagcagccaaaaataagataaataaattaagaaaaaaaaaaagtagatatacCTGACAGAGAGCTGTATCCAGAATCTATAAAGAACGTTTATGATTCGTGAATAAGAAAACAACACCGTTTGTAAAAATACACAAAAGACTTGAGCAGacactttacaaaagaaaatacacaaatggccgataagcacatgaaacgatgctGAACAACACTGGCTGTCAGGgcaatgcaagtcaaaaccaggAGATAATCTCTTCATACCTACAAGAGTGATTAAAATTATAGACTGATTTTATGAcgtgctggaggggatgtggagcaCCTAGAACTCTCTTGCATcactgatgggaatgcaaaatggtagaaCACCATGGGAAACTTTTGGGCAGTTTCTTACATAcacctaggggacttccctggcggtccagtggttaagactcggtgcctccactgcggggggcacgggttcgatccatggtcggggaagtaagatcctgcatgccgcatggcgcggccaaaaaaccaaacaaaaacaaaacaaaacaaaaaacccatacaCCTAGCCTATGACCCAGCCATGTGCTCCTAGGTTTACCCAAGGGAAGCGAAAGTGTACGTCCACAGAAGGACCTGGACATGATCGTTCATAGCCACTTTATTCATACTAGCCCTATGAAAAccacccagatgtccatcaacaggaaaatgtgatccatccatacaatggaatactcctcagcagtaaaaaggattGGACAACCATTATATGCGACATGAacgaatctcaaaaacattatgctgagggacagacacaaaagagcacatactgtataattccatttatacgaaatttTAGAAACGGAAAAGCTGCACTATAGTGACACAAAACAGAAAGTGATTGCTTCTGGGGTTGGGTGGGGGAGATGTTGACTAGAAAGAGTCGTGAAGGAACTTTCTGGGTGACGGATACATTCCACAAGTTGCATTTATCTTCATTCAACTAGTAACTTTTTCTGCAGGTccaggaaagcttcctggagaaggtggcGACTAAGCTGTGCCCTGACTGACGTATAGGAGTTGGCCAGACGAAGGGGGTGGGTGTTCCCGGCAGGGGTGGGATTTGGCAAAGGCCAAGTGACTTGAACGGAGTCACTGGGTTTAAAAAACTTGGAACAATTAAGTAGAGGGTTAGGGGTTCAATGCCTCGACGCCTGAGTCCTATTCCTGACTTGCTTCGGCACCCCGGACACGACCTCCCTCTCTTTGGGCCTCTCATCGCTTCAGTTTTCCCTCAGGAAAATGGGCACGAGCTCCCTCGTTCCTCCTGGATTTCCCACAGCCTGTGAGAAGCCACCGAATGGACGATGAGTGACAGTTCGTTTGAGCCAATCGCTGGAGCCTAAAGCcctgccttcttttctctttggcGGAGGCTGGCCAAAGGCCTCCTGACGTCACAGATTTGATAAACCAATAGCAGCTATGAAGAGGCGGGTCATTTTGGTGATAGACAGCTCTATTTCAAGATGTCCGCTTAGCGCAGGGTCTGCCGGGAAGCTTTGAGGCGGTCTTGGGGAGTAGGGGCGGGAACTCCCGGTAGATTTTGCCCAATCATCAGTCGCACTTCTTGCGACAGACGGGCAGTCTTTCCCATCCCGGTCGACTTATGGGGGCGGGGTTCGGCACGCCAGACTGGGCGGGCCCCTCGACTTTGATGGGCGTCTTCTTCACCCAATTGCTAAACGGTATTCCCAGACGGGTCGCCTCCATTGCCAATGAGATCTCCTGGCGGGGTCGCAGTGGGCGGGCCTTGGACCCTCCGGTATAAGGCGGTCCCGGGGGAGTGCGGAGAAGGGGGGGGTCTCGGCGGCCGGAGGAGGAGTAGGCGCGGGTGAAGATGGCGGCAGCCGAGGCCGCGAACTGCATCATGGAGGTGAGCGCTTGGAGCGCCgtcgggggcagggggcggggggcggtttGGAGGTCGGTATTTTATGCCTCCGTCTTGGGGAAGGGGCTCTGAGTCGCCGGATTG
Proteins encoded in this region:
- the BCL2L12 gene encoding bcl-2-like protein 12, yielding MAGSEELGLREDTLRVLAAFLRRSEAAGSPIPTPPRSPAQEEPTDFLSRLRRYLPCSLGRGAVPPESPRPCSLPLRPCYGSEPGPATPDFYALVAQRLEQLVQEQLKSPPSPELQGHAPTEKEALLRKLVALLEEEAEVINQKLASDPALRRKLARLSAGSFSRLVELFSSREGNPRPSQALPSLPCPGPPPPSPEPLARLALAMELSRRVARLGGTLAGLSVEHVHSFAPWIQAHGGWGGILAVSPVDLNLPLD